The sequence TCTGCCAAGCCGTCATCAAAAAAACGCGGAATGATGTGCACGTGCGCGTGCGGCACTGACCTCCTCGCAGCCTCGCCAACATTAACGCTCAACAAGCAACCAGGCGCGCCAACACCTGCCAAGATCTTCGGTCCAATCTCCCTTGCTACAGCAACCATGCGCAACGCAACATCTTCACTCAAATCAAAGTATGAATCAACATGCTGCTTGGAAATAACAAGCGCATGCCCTCTTGTTATTTGCTTTTTTGAAAGAATAACAAAGACCTTATCATCTTCAAAAAGAATCTTCTCACGTTCCCCTTCACGAATCAAACAAAAGGGGCACTCAGCCACCTTCAACACACCTCACGAATCTTGCTTTCAAGCTCTCGCAAATTCCTTACCTTCGGCTCAAACTCGCGCCTGTCCCGACGATCTACCAAGATCCCTTTGAGGCCCGCCATTTCTGCACCTTCCATATCACTCTCAACCGAGTCGCCAACGACGACAACATCTTCCTTGTTCAACTTCATCGTGGACAACACTTTTTCGTAAAATTCTGGCTCCCCTTTGAGCAGCCCAACCTCCCATGATAAGAACACATTATCAAAGTATTTCGCAAGTTCTAATTTTTCCATAACTTGCTTGGAATTAATCGCGTCGCTGTTGCTAATCAAAGCAAGCTTGAACTGCTTCCTCAAAGACTCCAACACTTCAAACGTCTCCTCATAGGGCTTCGCTAAAATCATGTACTTGTTCCAAAGCCCGACAAGCTTGTCAAAAACAAAAGGCGGAGGACTCACTTCCAAAGCCTTGGCCGCTTCCTTGAAGCCTTCCATGTTTGAATCAAACGGACGGGTCATAAACGCCTGTTCAAAACGCCGAACAAAAACAGGAAACGGCATTCGAATACGCAGGATGCTCTTCACCTGCCGAAGCGGACTAGGGTACACCCCTGTTTCGACCAACGTCCCCCACAAGTCAAACAAAATCGCCTTCACCATACTCAAACCAAAACCCGCCCCGCCTTATAAACATTATGGACGTTGCATGGACGGACCGGGATTTGAACCCGGAGCCTCGCCCTAGCCAAGGGCGCGTTCTACCAGATTGAACTACCCGCCCATACGACGAGACAAAAAGAAACCCCTCTCCTCTTTTTAAAAGTATCTCCGGTATCTCCGCCAAACACACCCACTTCAAAGAACACTTAGGAAAGAAACAAGGCAATCTTCTTTGTTGAAGGAATATTTTGCAAGATGATTTTGATGCTTGCAGTCAGCGGTACGGCAAACAAAAGACCC is a genomic window of Candidatus Woesearchaeota archaeon containing:
- a CDS encoding HIT family protein, which codes for MLKVAECPFCLIREGEREKILFEDDKVFVILSKKQITRGHALVISKQHVDSYFDLSEDVALRMVAVAREIGPKILAGVGAPGCLLSVNVGEAARRSVPHAHVHIIPRFFDDGLAEWDRPDAAPEELASLYAHLRKYL
- a CDS encoding HAD family hydrolase, with the protein product MVKAILFDLWGTLVETGVYPSPLRQVKSILRIRMPFPVFVRRFEQAFMTRPFDSNMEGFKEAAKALEVSPPPFVFDKLVGLWNKYMILAKPYEETFEVLESLRKQFKLALISNSDAINSKQVMEKLELAKYFDNVFLSWEVGLLKGEPEFYEKVLSTMKLNKEDVVVVGDSVESDMEGAEMAGLKGILVDRRDRREFEPKVRNLRELESKIREVC